From one Coffea eugenioides isolate CCC68of chromosome 11, Ceug_1.0, whole genome shotgun sequence genomic stretch:
- the LOC113752290 gene encoding G-type lectin S-receptor-like serine/threonine-protein kinase SD2-5, with the protein MGKWEFLSIKVAFSFSSLLLLLETCMARIPNVGRLNLGFQGTLLNWLDYGGLFLLSNNSAFALGFRPSQDVNKFQLVVLHKGSSTIIWSANRNNLIQSSDFFTFARNGNAYLQRGGSTIWSTDTANKGVVAMELLDSGNLVLVGNDSSIIWQSFGHPTDTLASNQEFTEGMKLVSNPNSNNLSYSLEMKSGDMILSANYQPPQPYWAMGMDTRRIIDADGGNVVSATLDGNSWKFYNQDKVLLWLFVFSHNHDENTIWVAALGNDGFITFSLLPADGNFSASSIHIPQDLCSRPAACDPYFVCETGSSCLCPSALHSCTKSSFSFCGRSQDSVELVDAGDTLSYSALDIIPPSSKTDLNGCKASCQGNCSCSVMFFHHSGNCFLFDQIGSLQHSKYGTQYASYIKVLTNASGGANQGGGGINKTRYVIVIVVIISALLAIFGLLYAGYQHHQKKNEELPESPEESSEEQIFLENLLGLPVRFSYNDLQIATNNFNKKLGQGGFGSVYQGILPDGTRLAVKKLEGIGQGKKEFRAEVSIIGSIHHLHLVRLKGFCAEGNDRLLVYEYMGNGSLDRWLFRKNRGEFMLDWETRYRIALGTAKGLAYLHEDCDVKIVHCDIKPENVLLDDHFVAKVSDFGLAKLMTREESNVFTTLRGTRGYLAPEWITNRAISEKSDVYSYGLVLLEIIGGRKAFDRSEPSEKSHFPTYAFKMMEEGKLKDIIDGSLKIDEKDDRVSTAIKVAFWCIQDKMFLRPSMTKVVQMLEGICPVPPPPRCSQLGSQRYAVFFRSMSNEGAGASPGPRMSKNDAHLLATSLSGPR; encoded by the coding sequence ATGGGAAAGTGGGAATTTCTGTCTATCAAAGtggctttttccttttctagtcTGTTGTTGCTGCTTGAAACATGTATGGCCCGTATTCCGAATGTAGGCAGGCTGAATCTGGGATTTCAGGGGACGCTATTGAACTGGCTAGACTATGGGGGGCTGTTTCTTCTTTCCAACAATTCCGCTTTCGCATTGGGTTTCCGACCCAGTCAAGATGTCAATAAATTTCAACTTGTGGTTCTTCACAAGGGCAGCTCAACAATCATTTGGTCTGCTAATAGAAACAATCTGATTCAAAGTTCAGATTTCTTCACATTCGCTAGAAATGGGAATGCTTACTTGCAACGTGGTGGATCCACCATTTGGTCCACAGATACTGCTAACAAAGGAGTTGTAGCAATGGAATTGCTGGATTCAGGGAATTTGGTACTTGTTGGCAATGATAGCAGCATAATATGGCAGAGCTTTGGCCATCCCACTGATACCCTTGCGTCGAATCAGGAGTTCACTGAAGGAATGAAACTGGTAAGCAATCCCAACTCCAATAATTTGAGCTACTCTCTTGAGATGAAGTCTGGAGATATGATTCTATCAGCAAATTATCAGCCCCCACAGCCTTATTGGGCCATGGGAATGGATACCAGAAGAATCATTGACGCAGATGGAGGGAATGTTGTATCTGCAACTCTTGATGGCAATTCTTGGAAGTTTTATAATCAAGATAAAGTGTTACTTTGGCTTTTTGTTTTCTCTCATAATCATGATGAAAATACCATATGGGTGGCAGCTTTGGGAAATGATGGTTTCATCACTTTCAGCCTTCTTCCAGCTGATGGTAACTTCAGTGCCTCCTCGATACACATACCACAAGATCTGTGTAGTAGACCTGCAGCATGTGATCCGTATTTTGTTTGTGAGACAGGAAGCAGTTGCCTGTGCCCTTCGGCCCTTCACTCTTGCACGAAAAGTAGTTTCTCCTTCTGCGGTAGGTCACAGGACTCTGTGGAGCTTGTTGATGCAGGGGACACTCTTAGTTACTCTGCTCTTGATATTATTCCACCCTCTTCTAAAACAGATTTAAATGGCTGCAAAGCCTCTTGCCAAGGAAACTGCTCTTGTTCTGTCATGTTCTTTCACCATTCAGGAAACTGTTTTTTGTTTGATCAGATAGGAAGTTTGCAGCACTCCAAATATGGTACTCAATATGCTTCTTATATCAAAGTCTTGACCAATGCAAGCGGTGGGGCAAATCAAGGAGGTGGTGGAATTAACAAAACACGCTATGTGATTGTCATCGTGGTCATTATCTCCGCATTGCTCGCCATTTTTGGTCTCCTTTATGCAGGATATCAGCACCACCAGAAGAAAAACGAGGAATTGCCCGAATCCCCTGAAGAGTCTTCGGAGGAGCAaatttttttggagaatttaTTGGGACTCCCAGTTCGTTTTAGCTACAATGATCTTCAGATTGCAACTAACAACTTCAACAAGAAGCTTGGTCAAGGTGGTTTTGGTTCAGTTTACCAGGGGATTCTCCCTGATGGAACTAGATTGGCTGTGAAGAAATTGGAAGGCATTGGTCAAGGGAAGAAAGAATTTCGAGCAGAAGTTAGCATTATTGGGAGCattcatcatcttcatttggTCAGGCTTAAAGGCTTCTGTGCTGAAGGAAATGACCGTCTTCTTGTGTACGAGTACATGGGAAATGGATCTCTTGATAGATGGCTTTTCCGGAAAAACAGAGGGGAATTCATGTTGGATTGGGAAACTAGATACCGCATTGCACTAGGAACAGCTAAAGGTCTGGCTTATCTCCATGAAGATTGTGATGTGAAGATAGTTCACTGTGACATAAAGCCTGAGAATGTACTTCTTGATGACCACTTTGTCGCAAAAGTCTCAGATTTTGGTCTTGCTAAGCTTATGACTCGAGAGGAGAGTAATGTTTTCACCACATTAAGGGGAACAAGGGGGTATCTTGCACCAGAATGGATCACAAACCGTGCCATATCAGAGAAGAGCGATGTTTACAGTTATGGCCTAGTGCTGCTTGAGATAATTGGTGGTAGAAAAGCCTTTGATCGCTCAGAGCCGTCAGAGAAATCCCATTTTCCTACTTATGCTTTTAAAATGATGGAAGAAGGAAAACTGAAGGACATCATTGATGGAAGTTTAAAGATAGATGAAAAGGACGACAGAGTTTCTACAGCAATTAAAGTTGCTTTCTGGTGCATACAGGATAAAATGTTCCTAAGACCATCAATGACCAAGGTAGTTCAGATGCTGGAAGGAATCTGCCCTGTCCCTCCGCCACCGCGCTGTTCGCAGCTAGGGTCACAACGTTATGCAGTTTTCTTCCGGTCAATGAGCAATGAGGGCGCTGGCGCCTCACCGGGGCCTCGAATGAGCAAAAATGATGCTCATCTTTTGGCTACAAGTCTTTCAGGGCCAAGATAG